A part of Amycolatopsis lurida genomic DNA contains:
- a CDS encoding FtsW/RodA/SpoVE family cell cycle protein, protein MSTPLADPASAQFATNPPRELPKRRGTELVLLAFATFIVTVALVLVEANQEQELTSSIIWLGLSYLAVLTAAHLAVRRWAPYADPVILPCVALLNGLGLVMIHRIDLALAERAIQQGKEYTPDVTKQVLFTAISLVLFVVVLVVISDHRTLTRYGYTCGLVGIVALALPAVLPSSLSEVNGAKVWIKLPFFSIQPGEFAKILLMIFFASFLVTKRDLFMVAGKRIVGVELPRARDLGPILIAAAACLGVLVFEKDLGTSLLFFGVTLVMLYVATERVIWVVLGVGFFAAGAIIAYNLFTHVQQRVRNWIDPLATYDDPGGGYQVAQGLFGLGTGGVGGTGLGAGRPDMVPEAKTDFITTAIGEELGLIGLTAMLMLYLILAMRGMRSALAVRDTFGKLLGGGLSFALVMQIFVVVGGVTNLIPNTGITAPFLSRGGSSLLANYILVALLLRISDAARKPAVRPKPQQPQAPLAEAHTVMVQRPPATGEGSPS, encoded by the coding sequence ATGAGCACGCCGCTCGCCGATCCGGCTTCGGCCCAGTTCGCCACGAACCCTCCGCGCGAGCTGCCCAAGCGGCGCGGCACCGAACTCGTCCTCCTCGCGTTCGCGACCTTCATCGTCACCGTCGCGCTCGTGCTGGTGGAGGCGAACCAGGAGCAGGAACTCACCAGCTCGATCATCTGGCTGGGACTGTCGTACCTCGCGGTGCTGACGGCGGCGCATCTGGCGGTCCGCCGCTGGGCGCCGTACGCGGATCCGGTGATCCTGCCGTGTGTCGCGCTGCTGAACGGGCTCGGCCTGGTGATGATCCACCGGATCGACCTGGCGCTCGCGGAACGCGCGATCCAGCAGGGCAAGGAGTACACGCCGGACGTCACCAAGCAGGTGCTGTTCACGGCGATCTCGCTGGTGCTGTTCGTGGTGGTGCTGGTCGTGATCAGCGATCACCGCACGCTGACCCGCTACGGCTACACGTGTGGCCTGGTCGGGATCGTGGCGCTCGCGCTGCCCGCGGTGCTGCCGTCGAGTCTGTCGGAGGTCAACGGCGCGAAGGTCTGGATCAAGCTGCCGTTCTTCTCGATCCAGCCGGGCGAGTTCGCGAAGATCCTGCTGATGATCTTCTTCGCCTCGTTCCTGGTGACGAAACGCGACCTGTTCATGGTCGCGGGCAAGCGGATCGTCGGTGTCGAGCTGCCGCGTGCCCGTGACCTCGGCCCGATCCTCATCGCGGCGGCCGCCTGCCTCGGCGTGCTGGTGTTCGAGAAGGACCTCGGCACGTCGCTGCTGTTCTTCGGTGTCACGCTGGTGATGCTGTACGTCGCCACCGAACGGGTCATCTGGGTCGTGCTGGGGGTCGGCTTCTTCGCCGCCGGCGCGATCATCGCCTACAACCTGTTCACGCACGTCCAGCAGCGCGTCCGGAACTGGATCGACCCGCTGGCCACCTACGACGACCCCGGCGGCGGCTACCAGGTCGCGCAGGGGCTGTTCGGGCTCGGCACCGGCGGCGTCGGCGGAACCGGCCTCGGCGCCGGACGGCCGGACATGGTCCCCGAGGCCAAGACGGACTTCATCACCACCGCGATCGGCGAGGAACTCGGCCTCATCGGGCTCACGGCGATGCTGATGTTGTACCTGATCCTGGCGATGCGCGGGATGCGCAGCGCCCTCGCCGTGCGCGACACCTTCGGCAAACTCCTCGGTGGCGGTCTGTCGTTCGCCCTGGTCATGCAGATCTTCGTCGTCGTCGGCGGTGTCACGAACCTGATCCCGAACACCGGGATCACCGCCCCGTTCCTCTCCCGCGGTGGTTCTTCACTGCTCGCGAACTACATCCTGGTGGCCCTCCTGCTCCGAATCTCCGACGCCGCCCGCAAACCCGCCGTGCGGCCGAAGCCGCAGCAGCCGCAGGCGCCGCTCGCCGAAGCGCACACGGTGATGGTCCAGCGGCCGCCCGCGACCGGTGAGGGGAGCCCCTCGTGA
- a CDS encoding peptidoglycan D,D-transpeptidase FtsI family protein yields the protein MNTPLRKVGVAMLVMVVLLMANATYIQVVKADDYRTDSRNVRVLYDEYSRQRGLIVTPDGAALAKVDPSNDKYKFIRTYADGPMYAPVTGYYSINYGSGGLERSEDDVLNGSDPRLFVRRLSDMVTGRDPRGGNVRLTINPAVQKAAYDLMTQKGYTGAVVALEPKTGRILAMVSTPSFDPNKLASHTTKEQVAAWSQWRDDPKKPMLNRAISETYPPGSTAKLLVTAAALEDGKTADMPVNTAPNVKLPGTQTTLENYGGAACKGSTLKEALRYSCNVPFAEIAGELGKDKLNATAKNFGIGEDLTVPMRVAGSSLGPLESKAALYQSAIGQRDVRLTPIQDALLSATIANNGMAMKPQLVQSLLAPNLSTIEDYTPTELTGDAAMSSANAAILRDMMLASEENTKGAGKRGDIQIASKTGTAEHGNDPKNTPPHAWYTGFAPAMDPKIAVSVIVESGGNRGLEATGGTVAAEIGRAAVNAMLGGG from the coding sequence GTGAACACCCCGCTCCGCAAGGTCGGTGTCGCCATGCTCGTCATGGTGGTGCTCCTGATGGCCAACGCCACCTACATCCAGGTGGTCAAGGCCGACGACTACCGCACCGACTCGCGCAACGTGCGCGTGCTCTACGACGAGTACTCCCGCCAGCGCGGGCTGATCGTGACGCCCGACGGCGCCGCGCTCGCGAAGGTCGACCCGTCGAACGACAAGTACAAGTTCATCCGGACCTACGCCGACGGCCCGATGTACGCGCCGGTCACCGGCTACTACTCGATCAACTACGGCTCGGGCGGCCTGGAGCGGTCCGAGGACGACGTCCTCAACGGTTCCGACCCTCGGCTGTTCGTGCGGCGCCTTTCGGACATGGTCACCGGCCGCGACCCGCGCGGCGGGAACGTGCGGCTGACGATCAACCCGGCCGTGCAGAAGGCCGCGTACGACCTGATGACGCAGAAGGGCTACACCGGCGCGGTGGTCGCGCTGGAGCCCAAGACCGGGCGCATCCTCGCGATGGTGTCGACGCCGTCGTTCGACCCGAACAAGCTGGCCTCGCACACCACGAAGGAGCAGGTCGCGGCCTGGTCGCAGTGGCGCGACGATCCGAAGAAGCCGATGCTGAACCGCGCGATCTCGGAGACGTACCCGCCGGGTTCGACGGCCAAGCTGCTGGTGACCGCGGCCGCGCTCGAGGACGGCAAGACCGCCGACATGCCGGTCAACACCGCGCCCAACGTCAAGCTCCCCGGCACGCAGACGACGCTGGAGAACTACGGCGGCGCGGCCTGCAAGGGCAGCACGCTGAAGGAAGCGCTGCGGTACTCGTGCAACGTGCCCTTCGCCGAGATCGCGGGCGAGCTCGGCAAGGACAAGCTGAACGCCACGGCCAAGAACTTCGGCATCGGCGAGGATCTGACCGTGCCGATGCGGGTCGCCGGCTCCTCCCTCGGCCCGCTGGAATCGAAGGCGGCCCTGTACCAGAGCGCCATCGGCCAGCGCGACGTGCGGCTGACCCCGATTCAGGACGCCCTGCTTTCGGCGACCATCGCGAACAACGGGATGGCGATGAAACCGCAGCTCGTGCAGTCGCTGCTGGCGCCGAACCTGTCGACCATCGAGGACTACACCCCGACCGAACTGACCGGTGACGCCGCGATGTCCAGCGCGAACGCCGCGATCCTGCGCGACATGATGCTGGCGTCGGAAGAGAACACGAAGGGCGCCGGCAAACGCGGCGACATCCAGATCGCCTCCAAGACCGGCACCGCCGAGCACGGCAACGACCCGAAGAACACCCCGCCGCACGCCTGGTACACCGGGTTCGCGCCGGCGATGGACCCGAAGATCGCCGTCTCGGTGATCGTCGAGTCCGGGGGTAACCGCGGGCTCGAAGCGACCGGTGGCACCGTGGCCGCGGAAATCGGCCGCGCCGCCGTCAACGCCATGCTCGGGGGTGGATAG
- a CDS encoding response regulator, producing the protein MPARPRCVVAEDQYLLRDGLTHLLTAHGFDVVEAVGTGPELDRALRTHRPDVSVVDVRMPPTLTDEGLQVALAVRRDIPGLPILVLSQHVEQLYARELLADGAGAIGYLLKDRVFNAGQFIDAVRRVAGGGTAMDPEVIAKLVAGNASDPLAALTPREREVLGLMAEGCSNAAIASRLHFSEGAVGKHTANIFAKLGIVASDDTNRRVLAVLAYLGS; encoded by the coding sequence GTGCCAGCTCGACCCCGTTGCGTCGTCGCCGAGGACCAGTACCTCCTCCGAGACGGCTTGACGCATTTGCTGACCGCGCACGGTTTCGACGTCGTCGAGGCGGTGGGCACCGGGCCGGAACTGGACCGGGCGCTGCGCACACACCGGCCCGACGTTTCGGTCGTCGACGTCCGCATGCCGCCGACGCTCACCGACGAGGGGCTTCAGGTCGCGCTGGCGGTGCGGCGGGATATCCCCGGCTTGCCGATTCTCGTTCTGTCACAACACGTCGAGCAGCTCTACGCGCGTGAGCTGCTCGCCGACGGCGCGGGCGCGATCGGCTATCTGCTGAAGGACCGCGTCTTCAACGCCGGCCAGTTCATCGACGCGGTGCGGCGAGTGGCGGGCGGCGGGACCGCGATGGATCCCGAAGTGATCGCGAAACTGGTGGCGGGCAACGCCTCCGACCCCCTCGCGGCGTTGACCCCGCGCGAACGCGAGGTGCTCGGGCTCATGGCCGAGGGTTGTTCCAACGCCGCCATCGCTTCGCGGCTGCACTTCAGCGAGGGTGCGGTGGGGAAGCACACCGCGAACATCTTCGCGAAACTCGGCATCGTCGCCTCGGACGACACGAACCGCCGCGTCCTGGCGGTCCTGGCCTACCTGGGCTCCTGA
- a CDS encoding ABC transporter ATP-binding protein — MTTLIRLEGVGKRYGRGEPVLVDVDLDVPAGRVIGVLGSNGSGKSTLLRILAALSRVTSGNVVGSPRVGYLPDRFPAGQRMSARAYLRHMARIDGHVDLSAIDPLLDRLALVGGPDAPLRTLSKGNAQKVGLAQAVLAGPELLILDEPWSGLDVEAHAVLGELVAETKDRGASVVFTDHRAAVVHAHADVAYRMDGGLLTPVEAGATRIVLHGPDGDWSSEPGVSQAVAEGGKVILTVEAGHTDAVLLRALNRGFSVREVAPCSP; from the coding sequence GTGACCACGCTGATCCGGCTCGAAGGAGTCGGTAAGCGCTACGGCCGCGGTGAACCCGTGCTCGTCGACGTCGACCTCGACGTCCCTGCCGGTCGCGTGATCGGTGTCCTCGGCTCGAACGGTTCGGGAAAGTCGACGCTGCTCAGGATCCTCGCGGCACTTTCGCGGGTTACTTCGGGAAACGTCGTGGGCAGCCCGCGGGTCGGCTACCTGCCGGACCGCTTCCCGGCGGGACAGCGGATGAGCGCCCGGGCGTACCTGCGGCATATGGCTCGCATCGACGGTCATGTCGACTTGTCGGCGATCGACCCGCTGTTGGACCGGCTGGCGCTGGTCGGCGGGCCGGACGCGCCCTTGCGGACCCTGTCGAAGGGCAACGCCCAGAAAGTCGGTCTCGCGCAAGCGGTCCTCGCCGGGCCGGAACTGCTGATCCTCGACGAGCCTTGGTCCGGGCTCGACGTCGAAGCCCACGCGGTGCTCGGCGAACTCGTCGCCGAGACCAAGGACCGGGGTGCGAGCGTGGTCTTCACCGACCACCGCGCGGCCGTCGTGCACGCCCATGCCGACGTCGCCTACCGGATGGACGGCGGCCTCCTGACCCCGGTCGAAGCAGGCGCGACAAGGATCGTCCTGCACGGGCCCGACGGTGACTGGTCCTCGGAACCGGGCGTCAGCCAAGCCGTGGCCGAAGGCGGGAAAGTCATCTTGACCGTCGAAGCCGGGCACACGGACGCGGTCCTGCTGCGCGCGCTCAACCGCGGCTTCTCGGTCCGGGAGGTGGCGCCGTGCTCGCCATGA
- a CDS encoding AAA family ATPase, with protein MPRLIVLNGPPACGKSTLARRYAEDHPLTLNLDIDRIRGLLGAWRDDPAQAGTLARELAVSAARTHLLADHDVIVPQFLGRAEFLERLETLAGETAAGFHEIILLDTKDNVLRRFAERTRAAAEPEHVEAHEMLGDPEQLAVMYDRLVALIAMRPKAVVVHTSAGRIQEAYQGLLDSLTS; from the coding sequence ATGCCGCGTCTCATCGTGCTCAACGGCCCGCCCGCCTGCGGGAAGTCGACGCTCGCCCGGCGATACGCCGAAGATCACCCGTTGACCTTGAATCTCGACATCGACCGGATCCGCGGCCTCCTCGGTGCCTGGCGCGACGACCCCGCGCAAGCCGGAACGCTCGCCCGCGAACTCGCCGTGAGCGCCGCGCGGACCCATCTGCTCGCGGACCACGACGTGATCGTCCCGCAGTTCCTCGGCCGCGCCGAGTTCCTCGAACGACTGGAAACGCTCGCCGGGGAGACGGCCGCGGGGTTCCACGAGATCATCCTCCTCGACACCAAGGACAACGTGCTCCGGCGGTTCGCCGAGCGCACCCGAGCCGCGGCCGAACCCGAACACGTCGAGGCGCACGAGATGCTGGGCGACCCCGAACAGCTCGCGGTCATGTACGACAGGCTCGTGGCGCTCATCGCGATGCGGCCGAAGGCGGTCGTGGTGCACACCAGCGCCGGGCGGATTCAGGAGGCCTACCAAGGACTGCTCGACAGCCTGACGTCCTGA
- a CDS encoding aminodeoxychorismate/anthranilate synthase component II produces the protein MRVLVVDNYDSFVYNLVQYLAQLGADCTVWRNDVVDVGKLGEFDAVLVSPGPGTPERAGQSMDVIRECAEKRIPMLGVCLGHQALGVVFGATVDRAPELLHGKTSQVHHSGDGVLAGLPAEFTATRYHSLTVLPETIDEAVFEITGRTDSGVVMGMRHRELPLEGVQFHPESVLTQGGHRMLANWMAAAGHPVPDATVNELEEATRALQKAAAA, from the coding sequence ATGCGCGTGCTCGTCGTCGACAACTACGACAGTTTTGTCTACAACCTGGTCCAGTATCTGGCCCAGCTCGGCGCCGACTGCACCGTCTGGCGGAACGACGTGGTGGACGTCGGCAAGCTCGGCGAGTTCGACGCGGTACTCGTCTCTCCCGGCCCCGGAACCCCGGAACGCGCTGGTCAGAGCATGGACGTCATCCGCGAATGCGCGGAGAAGCGCATCCCGATGCTCGGCGTCTGCCTCGGCCACCAGGCCCTCGGCGTCGTCTTCGGCGCCACGGTCGACCGCGCCCCGGAACTGCTGCACGGCAAGACCAGTCAAGTCCACCATTCGGGCGACGGAGTGCTCGCCGGGCTCCCCGCGGAATTCACCGCCACGCGGTACCACTCGCTGACCGTTCTGCCCGAAACCATCGACGAAGCCGTGTTCGAGATCACAGGTCGCACGGACTCCGGGGTCGTGATGGGCATGCGGCACCGCGAGCTGCCGCTCGAAGGGGTCCAGTTCCATCCCGAATCCGTGCTCACCCAGGGCGGGCACCGGATGCTGGCGAACTGGATGGCTGCGGCCGGGCACCCGGTCCCCGACGCCACGGTCAACGAACTCGAAGAGGCGACTCGCGCGCTGCAGAAGGCCGCTGCTGCGTGA
- a CDS encoding protein kinase domain-containing protein produces the protein MLSSGQLLADRYKLTNRIAVGGMGEVWQASDTRLDRTVAIKILKAELSGDAEFLHRFRTEARMTASLNHPGIAAVHDYGETVADELSIAYLVMELVEGDPLAAIISREGRLNAERTLDILEQAGNALQAAHETGLVHRDVKPGNIMVTPAGQVKITDFGVAKAADAAPVTRSGMVMGTAHYIAPEQALGHNAEPASDVYSLAVCGYECLTGHRPFLSENAVTVAMMHIRDLPPPLPPDVPPGARAVIEATLIKDPRQRYNSGGEFAAAVAAVRAGLPLPTPSGLVNVAYSAGQPVLPQQVPPGPHSPPNPMVAVGPASHPAMHPVGGPPPMAVSRLPGRRPQWGWWLLLAVILIAVLVAGAFLIVRLVGSGNGPQSGGVETSEQVPAPGKKSEGPPPTSAYPAVPTEGGTEEPAGQANPGMMSSKPWTEWNGTQR, from the coding sequence ATGCTGTCCTCGGGTCAGCTGCTGGCCGACCGGTACAAGCTGACGAACCGGATCGCCGTCGGCGGGATGGGCGAGGTCTGGCAGGCCAGTGACACGCGGCTGGACCGGACGGTCGCGATCAAGATCCTCAAGGCGGAGCTGTCCGGCGACGCGGAGTTCCTGCACCGGTTCCGGACCGAGGCGCGGATGACGGCGTCGCTGAACCACCCCGGCATCGCCGCGGTGCACGACTACGGCGAGACGGTCGCGGACGAGCTGTCGATCGCGTATCTGGTGATGGAGCTGGTCGAAGGCGATCCGCTGGCCGCGATCATCTCCCGCGAAGGACGGCTGAACGCCGAGCGCACCCTGGACATCCTCGAGCAGGCCGGTAACGCGCTGCAGGCCGCGCACGAAACGGGTCTCGTGCACCGCGATGTCAAACCGGGCAACATCATGGTGACCCCGGCCGGGCAGGTGAAGATCACGGACTTCGGTGTCGCGAAGGCCGCCGACGCCGCCCCCGTGACCAGGTCCGGCATGGTGATGGGCACCGCCCACTACATCGCTCCCGAGCAGGCGCTCGGGCACAACGCCGAACCGGCGAGCGACGTCTACTCGCTGGCCGTGTGCGGCTACGAATGCCTCACCGGGCACCGGCCGTTCCTTTCGGAGAACGCGGTGACCGTCGCGATGATGCACATCCGCGACCTCCCGCCGCCGTTGCCGCCGGACGTGCCACCGGGTGCCCGCGCGGTCATCGAAGCGACCCTGATCAAGGATCCGAGACAGCGGTACAACAGCGGTGGCGAGTTCGCCGCCGCGGTGGCCGCGGTCCGCGCCGGGCTTCCGCTGCCGACCCCGTCGGGGCTGGTGAATGTGGCGTACTCGGCGGGACAGCCCGTGCTGCCGCAGCAGGTGCCGCCCGGCCCGCATTCGCCGCCGAACCCGATGGTGGCCGTCGGGCCGGCGTCGCATCCGGCGATGCACCCGGTCGGGGGCCCGCCGCCGATGGCGGTCAGCCGTCTGCCGGGCAGACGGCCACAATGGGGCTGGTGGCTGCTGCTCGCGGTGATCCTGATCGCAGTACTGGTGGCAGGAGCCTTCCTCATCGTGAGACTGGTCGGTTCGGGCAACGGACCGCAGTCGGGCGGCGTGGAAACGAGTGAACAGGTGCCGGCTCCGGGTAAGAAGTCTGAAGGTCCTCCGCCGACATCCGCATACCCAGCGGTGCCGACGGAGGGCGGCACCGAGGAGCCGGCCGGACAGGCGAATCCGGGAATGATGAGCAGCAAACCTTGGACGGAATGGAACGGCACGCAGAGATGA
- the pknB gene encoding Stk1 family PASTA domain-containing Ser/Thr kinase, with protein MSTPRLLSNRYELGETLGYGGMSEVHHGHDVRLGREVAIKILRADLARDPQFQERFRREAQNAAALNHPAIVAVYDTGETNTEFGPLPYIVMEYVEGRTLRDIVKTEGPMSQKRAMEVMADVCAALDFSHRHGIVHRDVKPANVMITKNGAVKVMDFGIARAMHDGQSAMTQTAAVIGTAQYLSPEQARGESVDARSDVYAAGCVLYELVTGEPPFTGDSPVAVAYQHVREDPNPPSSVNPAVAPELDAVVLKALAKGPANRYQSSAEMRSDLVRTLSGQRPAAPMVMSEDERTQVMDSDRRVPPRYDQYEDDEEDPAAKKKRRAWLIAGLVVSLAAVVLLIMWLSNAFNSTGAESKAIPKVTGQSEASAKDTLRGAGFNSFEPTKKIPCTGEAVNGLPACDENMIDKVIAISPAEGQVAPTTDKITLTVGAKPGKVKTPDLKGKSVAEATAALTEAGLKLGATTEEETEDTNEAGKVISQNPASQAEVDQGSKVDITVGKSKELKTVPNYKGKLQSEAEAGLKAAGFTPSVTNVDSDQPKGTVLEQTPNGGKLAVGSVVKLSVSNGSQETFDMPNLKGMTDDQAIRQLQQLGWSGQLDTQADKNGDRDQAGKVSKTNPQAGSKVAKNAPITLFIVEGDETPTSTSSSRLFPPG; from the coding sequence ATGAGCACACCAAGACTGCTCAGCAACCGCTACGAGCTGGGCGAAACGCTCGGCTACGGAGGCATGTCGGAGGTCCACCACGGCCACGACGTGCGCCTGGGCCGGGAGGTGGCGATCAAGATCCTGCGTGCCGACCTGGCGCGGGATCCCCAGTTCCAAGAACGATTCCGTCGCGAGGCACAGAACGCGGCGGCACTGAACCATCCGGCGATCGTCGCCGTCTACGACACCGGCGAGACGAACACCGAGTTCGGCCCGCTGCCCTACATCGTCATGGAGTACGTCGAAGGACGGACTCTGCGCGACATCGTGAAGACCGAAGGGCCGATGTCGCAGAAGCGGGCGATGGAGGTCATGGCCGACGTCTGCGCGGCACTGGACTTCTCGCACCGGCACGGCATCGTGCACCGCGACGTCAAACCGGCGAACGTGATGATCACGAAGAACGGCGCCGTCAAGGTGATGGACTTCGGCATCGCGCGCGCCATGCACGACGGGCAGTCGGCGATGACGCAGACCGCCGCGGTGATCGGCACGGCGCAGTACCTCTCGCCGGAGCAGGCGCGCGGTGAGTCCGTCGACGCGCGTTCCGACGTCTACGCCGCCGGTTGCGTGCTGTACGAACTCGTCACCGGCGAGCCGCCATTCACCGGCGACTCGCCCGTGGCGGTGGCGTACCAGCACGTCCGGGAAGACCCGAATCCGCCGTCGTCGGTGAACCCCGCCGTGGCGCCCGAGCTCGACGCCGTCGTGCTCAAGGCGCTCGCGAAGGGCCCGGCGAACCGCTACCAGTCGTCGGCGGAGATGCGTTCGGACCTGGTCCGGACGCTGTCCGGCCAGCGTCCGGCCGCGCCGATGGTGATGTCGGAGGACGAGCGCACCCAGGTCATGGACTCCGACCGCCGGGTGCCGCCGCGCTACGACCAGTACGAGGACGACGAAGAGGACCCGGCCGCGAAGAAGAAGCGGCGTGCCTGGCTCATCGCCGGTCTCGTGGTCTCGCTGGCCGCCGTGGTGCTGCTGATCATGTGGCTGTCGAACGCCTTCAACAGCACCGGCGCGGAGAGCAAGGCGATCCCGAAGGTCACGGGCCAGTCCGAGGCCTCGGCGAAGGACACACTCCGGGGTGCGGGGTTCAATTCGTTCGAGCCCACCAAGAAGATCCCTTGCACCGGTGAAGCCGTCAACGGTTTGCCCGCCTGCGACGAGAACATGATCGACAAGGTCATCGCGATCAGTCCGGCCGAGGGCCAGGTGGCGCCGACCACGGACAAGATCACGCTGACCGTCGGCGCGAAGCCGGGCAAGGTCAAGACCCCGGACCTCAAGGGCAAGAGCGTGGCCGAGGCCACGGCCGCGCTGACCGAAGCCGGTCTGAAGCTCGGCGCGACCACCGAGGAAGAGACCGAAGACACGAACGAGGCCGGCAAGGTCATCTCGCAGAACCCGGCTTCGCAGGCCGAGGTCGACCAGGGTTCGAAGGTCGACATCACGGTCGGCAAGTCCAAGGAACTGAAGACGGTCCCGAACTACAAGGGCAAACTCCAGTCCGAGGCCGAAGCCGGGTTGAAGGCGGCCGGGTTCACCCCGTCGGTCACCAACGTGGACTCCGACCAGCCCAAGGGCACGGTGCTCGAGCAGACCCCGAACGGCGGAAAGCTCGCTGTCGGCAGCGTGGTCAAGCTGTCGGTGTCGAACGGCAGCCAGGAGACCTTCGACATGCCGAACCTGAAGGGCATGACGGACGACCAGGCGATCCGGCAGTTGCAGCAGCTGGGGTGGTCGGGGCAACTCGACACTCAAGCCGACAAGAACGGTGACCGGGATCAGGCGGGCAAGGTCAGCAAGACCAACCCGCAGGCCGGGTCGAAGGTCGCGAAGAACGCGCCGATCACGCTGTTCATCGTCGAAGGCGATGAGACGCCGACGTCGACGTCGAGCTCACGGCTGTTCCCGCCTGGATGA
- a CDS encoding FAD-dependent oxidoreductase has translation MGAGPAGIYAADILDKSDADVTIDLFERMPAPFGLIRYGVAPDHPRIKGIVTALHKVLDKPNIRLLGNVDYGTDLKLDDLRQFYDAVIFSTGAMADRALDIPGIDLDGSYGAADFVSWYDGHPDVPRTWPLNATSVAVLGVGNVALDVARILAKTADELLSTDIPDNVYQGLKASPVTDVHVFGRRGPAQAKFTPLELRELDHSPNVEVIVYPEDIEFDEGSIAALRASKQIDMVVKTLQEWAIRDQGDRPKRLHLHFLHSPCEIVGEDGKVTGLRTERTELTGDGNVRGTGEFHDWDVQAVYRAVGYLSSHLPEIPFDHTTGTVPNQAGRVLDIDEEQVPGVYVTGWIKRGPVGLIGHTKGDAAETIASLLADADNLTAPAVEDPDAILGFLTERGVPFTTWEGWGKLDAHEKSLGAPHGRDRVKVVERDEMTRISRS, from the coding sequence GTGGGTGCCGGTCCGGCCGGCATCTACGCCGCCGACATCCTCGACAAGTCCGACGCCGACGTGACGATCGACCTGTTCGAGCGCATGCCGGCGCCGTTCGGGCTGATCCGGTACGGCGTCGCGCCCGACCACCCCCGGATCAAGGGCATCGTCACCGCCCTGCACAAGGTCCTCGACAAGCCGAACATCCGGCTGCTGGGCAACGTCGACTACGGGACCGACCTGAAGCTCGACGACCTGCGCCAGTTCTACGACGCGGTGATCTTCTCGACCGGCGCCATGGCCGACCGCGCGCTCGACATCCCCGGGATCGACCTCGACGGCAGCTACGGCGCCGCCGACTTCGTCTCCTGGTACGACGGGCACCCGGACGTGCCGCGCACCTGGCCGCTGAACGCGACCTCGGTCGCGGTCCTCGGGGTCGGGAACGTGGCGCTCGACGTGGCGCGGATCCTCGCGAAGACCGCCGACGAGCTGCTCAGCACCGACATCCCGGACAACGTCTACCAGGGTCTGAAGGCCAGCCCGGTCACCGACGTGCACGTGTTCGGCCGCCGCGGCCCGGCACAGGCGAAGTTCACGCCGCTGGAGCTGCGGGAGCTGGACCACTCGCCGAACGTCGAGGTCATCGTCTACCCCGAGGACATCGAGTTCGACGAGGGCAGCATCGCCGCGCTGCGGGCGTCGAAGCAGATCGACATGGTCGTGAAGACGCTGCAGGAGTGGGCGATCCGCGACCAGGGCGACCGGCCGAAGCGGCTCCACCTGCACTTCCTGCACTCGCCGTGCGAGATCGTCGGCGAGGACGGCAAGGTGACCGGTCTGCGGACCGAGCGCACCGAACTGACCGGTGACGGCAACGTGCGCGGCACCGGCGAATTCCACGACTGGGACGTCCAGGCCGTCTACCGCGCGGTGGGCTACCTGTCGTCGCATCTGCCGGAAATCCCGTTCGACCACACCACCGGGACCGTGCCGAACCAGGCGGGCCGGGTGCTGGACATCGACGAGGAGCAGGTGCCGGGCGTCTACGTGACCGGCTGGATCAAGCGCGGTCCGGTCGGCCTCATCGGCCACACCAAGGGCGACGCGGCCGAAACCATCGCGAGCCTGCTGGCCGACGCCGACAACCTCACGGCCCCGGCCGTCGAGGACCCTGATGCGATCCTCGGTTTCCTGACCGAACGCGGCGTTCCCTTCACCACTTGGGAAGGCTGGGGCAAGCTCGACGCCCACGAGAAGTCGTTGGGCGCCCCGCACGGCCGTGACCGCGTGAAGGTCGTGGAACGCGACGAGATGACCCGCATCTCGCGCTCCTGA